A single region of the Lacerta agilis isolate rLacAgi1 chromosome 9, rLacAgi1.pri, whole genome shotgun sequence genome encodes:
- the SGCB gene encoding beta-sarcoglycan: protein MAVASGTAITSEQQSSNGPVKKSMREKAVERRNINKEHNSNFKAGYIPIDEDRLHKTGLRGRKGNLAICVIVLLFILAVINLIITLIIWTVIRIGPSGCDSMEFHDSGLLRFKQDSDMGIIHPLYKSTVGGRRNEDLVIVGENQPIVFQQGETKLSVAKNGTSITSDIGMEFVDPRTQNTLFSTDYNTHEFHLPTGVKILNVQKASTERITSNATSDLNIKVDGRAIVRGNEGVFIMGKTIEFHMGGNMELKADKSIVLNGSVMVNTARLPSPSHGEKLNNGDWERYKLCMCSDGTLFRIPVKSRNMGCQTSVNPCGNTY from the exons ATGGCGGTCGCCTCAGGGACAGCGATCACCTCGGAGCAG caAAGTTCTAATGGTCCCGTGAAGAAATCGATGCGTGAGAAAGCTGTGGAGCGGAGGAATATTAACAAAGAACACAACAGTAACTTCAAGGCTGGATATATTCCAATTGATGAAGATCGTCTGCACAAAACTGGCTTGCGAGGCAGGAAAGGCAACTTGGCCATTTGTGTGATTGTCCTCCTATTTATTTTGGCTGTCATCAATTTGATT atCACGCTTATCATCTGGACTGTAATTCGCATTGGACCCAGTGGCTGTGACAGCATGGAGTTTCATGATAGTGGCTTATTGCGATTTAAACAAGACTCTGACATGGGAATTATACATCCATTGTATAAGAGCACAGTTGGAGGTCGACGTAATGAGGATTTGGTGATTGTTGGAGAGAATCAGCCA ATTGTGTTTCAGCAAGGGGAAACAAAACTTAGTGTTGCAAAGAATGGAACCTCAATTACAAGTGATATTGGTATGGAATTTGTTGACCCACGGACTCAGAATACTTTGTTTAGCACTGACTATAATACTCACGAGTTTCATTTGCCAACTGGAGTAAAAATTTTGAATGTTCAAAAAGCATCTACGGAGAGG ATTACCAGCAATGCTACCAGTGATCTGAATATAAAGGTTGATGGACGTGCCATTGTCCGTGGAAATGAAGGTGTTTTCATCATGGGCAAAACCATAGAGTTTCATATGGGGGGCAATATGGAACTGAAAGCA GATAAGAGCATTGTTCTAAATGGAAGTGTGATGGTCAACACAGCTCGACTGCCGAGTCCTTCACATGGGGAGAAATTAAACAATGGCGACTGGGAACGCTACAAACTTTGCATGTGCTCTGATGGGACTCTATTCCGCATTCCAGTTAAGAGCCGCAACATGGGTTGCCAAACCTCAGTTAATCCCTGCGGTAATAcatattaa